A single region of the Micropterus dolomieu isolate WLL.071019.BEF.003 ecotype Adirondacks linkage group LG18, ASM2129224v1, whole genome shotgun sequence genome encodes:
- the rpl29 gene encoding 60S ribosomal protein L29, whose product MAKSKNHTTHNQSRKAHRNGIKKPTSQRYESLKGVDPKFLRNMRFAKKHNKKGMKAAQKAAQAK is encoded by the exons ATGGCCAAGTCCAAGAACCACACAACCCACAACCAGT CTCGTAAAGCCCACAGGAACGGCATCAAGAAGCCCACATCTCAGCGCTATGAGTCACTCAAGGGG GTAGACCCTAAGTTCCTGAGGAACATGCGCTTTGCTAAGAAGCACAACAAGAAGGGCATGAAGGCGGCGCAGAAGGCAGCTCAAGCGAAATAA